A window of Metabacillus sp. B2-18 contains these coding sequences:
- a CDS encoding IS110 family transposase, translated as MGLKNKNYINNIQGRKGSQFSSQLRGLNLEKVLIVAIDAAKYFQKALICNYFGDVIEKPFFFGINEVGIKDICSRIKRAEKELQAEKLLIGVEVTGHYYEDIVKELSKFGYHVTLINAATTHEERASALNWSKTDDLDLYAIAHALMQNKGMENKLPEGNFRKLMTLTRARRTEVQKRSKTRVKIRTLMDHIWREFQGYIEVKGNVPRKKLIFSDFWGKSSLIFMEHYPHPSDVLSLGLNGIREISRLQKLRMREDTMNTLLSVAENSIVKPKEDLSAELLLLQLALRDLRQLNETIIILEKEIERVLLQTEGRLLLTVPGIGVITAAEFFSELGEVSHYENAGQLIKKAGTNPIIIQSGGTQGFYGKISKQGNKHLRFIVYTVGKSLAQHNKDLRPFFDRLRERGKHARKAYIALGNKFIKIAFSMLQHKKPYQSKQPQYSYLSEIKKKLNYTKTEEFLKIVLAA; from the coding sequence ATGGGGTTAAAAAACAAAAACTATATTAATAATATACAAGGAAGAAAAGGTAGTCAATTCAGTTCACAACTTAGAGGACTAAATTTAGAAAAAGTTTTAATTGTAGCGATTGATGCGGCAAAGTATTTTCAAAAGGCCCTTATCTGTAATTACTTCGGTGATGTTATAGAAAAACCATTTTTCTTTGGGATAAACGAGGTAGGAATAAAGGATATATGCTCGAGGATTAAAAGGGCGGAAAAAGAACTCCAGGCAGAAAAACTGTTGATTGGAGTGGAAGTTACTGGTCATTATTACGAGGACATTGTAAAAGAATTAAGTAAGTTTGGATATCATGTGACTTTAATAAATGCAGCGACAACTCATGAGGAAAGAGCTAGCGCTCTAAATTGGAGTAAAACAGATGACCTCGATCTTTACGCTATCGCTCATGCCTTAATGCAAAATAAAGGTATGGAAAACAAATTACCAGAAGGTAATTTTCGTAAATTAATGACACTTACTCGTGCAAGAAGAACTGAGGTTCAAAAGCGCTCAAAAACTCGTGTGAAAATACGGACTTTGATGGATCATATCTGGAGAGAGTTTCAAGGATATATTGAAGTGAAAGGTAATGTGCCAAGGAAAAAATTGATTTTTAGTGATTTCTGGGGAAAGTCCTCGTTGATTTTCATGGAACATTACCCCCATCCTTCAGATGTTTTATCTCTTGGACTTAATGGTATTAGGGAAATCTCGCGATTACAAAAATTAAGAATGAGAGAAGATACCATGAATACCCTACTCTCCGTAGCCGAGAATTCTATTGTTAAACCAAAGGAAGATCTGTCTGCAGAATTACTTTTACTTCAACTAGCACTTAGGGATTTAAGGCAATTAAACGAAACAATCATCATTCTCGAAAAAGAAATAGAACGGGTATTACTCCAAACAGAAGGTAGACTTCTATTAACAGTCCCAGGAATAGGGGTAATTACCGCGGCAGAGTTCTTTAGCGAATTAGGTGAAGTTTCTCATTACGAGAATGCCGGCCAACTTATAAAAAAAGCTGGTACAAATCCAATTATTATTCAGTCTGGTGGAACACAAGGATTCTACGGTAAGATCTCTAAGCAGGGAAACAAGCACTTACGATTCATCGTTTATACCGTAGGTAAATCGTTGGCACAACACAATAAAGACTTACGACCTTTCTTTGATAGACTGAGGGAAAGAGGAAAACATGCAAGAAAAGCCTATATAGCTTTAGGGAATAAATTTATCAAAATAGCCTTTTCAATGTTACAACACAAGAAGCCTTATCAGTCTAAACAGCCACAATACAGTTATTTATCAGAAATTAAAAAGAAACTCAACTACACAAAAACAGAAGAGTTTTTAAAAATAGTATTAGCAGCTTAA
- a CDS encoding 3-hydroxyacyl-CoA dehydrogenase family protein has product MAISTIGVVGAGSMGAGIANLAAMNKFNVILNDIEERFLDGALKRIDKFMSKSVERGKMTEEQKQEAFARIQTTTSLEEMSGADVVIEAVLEDLSLKKEVFSKLDSIVNENCILATNTSSMSITEIASATKRPERVAGMHFFNPAQLMKLVEVVRGYKTSDETIEELKALSKQLSKEPVEVKKDSPGFIVNRIMIPQFIEAIKLLEEGVASAEDIDKAVTLGLNYPMGPFTLQDYAGVEIGYHVMEYFKEEFNDNHFAPPQLLKQLVRAGRHGKKTGAGFYDYE; this is encoded by the coding sequence ATGGCGATTTCAACAATTGGTGTGGTTGGTGCTGGATCGATGGGAGCAGGTATTGCGAATCTAGCAGCTATGAATAAGTTTAACGTTATTTTAAATGATATTGAGGAGCGTTTTTTAGATGGTGCTCTTAAACGTATTGATAAGTTTATGAGCAAAAGTGTGGAAAGAGGAAAAATGACTGAAGAGCAAAAGCAAGAAGCATTTGCCCGAATTCAAACAACTACTAGCTTAGAAGAAATGAGTGGAGCAGATGTTGTGATTGAGGCAGTTTTAGAGGATCTCTCATTAAAGAAAGAAGTATTTTCAAAGCTTGATAGCATTGTGAACGAAAATTGTATTTTAGCTACAAATACTTCGTCCATGTCTATTACAGAAATTGCTTCTGCAACGAAACGTCCAGAACGTGTGGCAGGGATGCATTTCTTTAATCCAGCACAACTCATGAAGCTTGTTGAAGTAGTTCGTGGCTATAAAACAAGTGATGAAACCATCGAAGAATTGAAAGCGTTATCTAAACAGCTTTCGAAAGAGCCAGTAGAAGTAAAGAAAGATTCTCCTGGATTTATCGTAAATAGAATTATGATTCCACAATTTATTGAAGCGATTAAGCTATTAGAGGAAGGCGTTGCTTCAGCTGAAGATATCGATAAGGCTGTAACGCTTGGATTGAACTATCCAATGGGACCTTTCACTCTTCAAGATTATGCAGGAGTTGAGATTGGTTACCATGTGATGGAGTATTTTAAAGAAGAATTTAATGATAACCATTTTGCACCACCACAATTATTAAAGCAGCTAGTGAGAGCAGGACGTCACGGTAAGAAAACAGGTGCAGGATTTTACGATTACGAATAA
- a CDS encoding enoyl-CoA hydratase-related protein — MTYEFLLCEIEENVAVVTINRPPVNPLNTVVFQELSTLFDVLDADDEVRAIILTGSGEKAFVAGADINEMASLDLVGVNKMNKVSRTVFSKIEQTTKPVIAALNGLALGGGLELALACDLRISSDRAKFAFPEVGLGIIPGGGGTQRLQKIVGQGIAKELLYFGDMFDANRALELRIVNKVVPAEEVLGAAKEWAKKLAQKPPVALQMVKTAVNVGGNTDLESGLIIESTCFGNAFSTQDRVEGLQAFVEKRKPVYTGR; from the coding sequence ATGACTTATGAATTTTTATTATGTGAAATTGAAGAAAATGTAGCGGTGGTAACGATTAATAGACCACCGGTTAACCCGTTGAACACCGTTGTTTTTCAAGAACTTTCAACCTTATTTGATGTATTAGATGCAGACGATGAAGTCCGTGCCATCATTCTTACTGGTAGCGGTGAGAAAGCATTCGTGGCAGGAGCTGACATCAATGAAATGGCCAGTCTTGATCTTGTTGGTGTTAATAAGATGAACAAAGTATCTAGAACCGTCTTTTCTAAAATTGAACAAACGACAAAGCCTGTTATTGCGGCACTTAATGGTTTAGCACTTGGTGGAGGCTTAGAGCTTGCTCTAGCATGTGATCTGCGAATTAGCTCAGATCGAGCAAAATTTGCTTTTCCAGAGGTAGGTTTAGGAATCATCCCTGGTGGTGGGGGAACACAGCGATTACAAAAAATTGTTGGTCAAGGAATAGCTAAGGAACTTCTTTACTTCGGTGATATGTTTGATGCGAATAGAGCACTAGAATTAAGGATTGTTAACAAAGTAGTTCCTGCTGAAGAGGTTCTTGGTGCAGCAAAGGAATGGGCAAAGAAATTGGCTCAAAAACCACCAGTTGCACTTCAAATGGTAAAAACAGCAGTAAACGTTGGTGGAAATACGGACTTAGAATCAGGACTTATCATTGAAAGTACTTGCTTTGGGAATGCTTTTTCAACTCAAGACAGAGTCGAGGGACTTCAAGCTTTTGTGGAGAAAAGAAAACCTGTTTATACAGGGAGATAA
- a CDS encoding acetyl-CoA C-acetyltransferase produces MKDIVILEGARTPFAEISGSFREITATDLGAIAAKEALHRAKITGEDVDQVVFGNVQQSSKDAHLLARHVGLKAGTPIDVPALTINRLCGTGLESVLTAARYILTNEANVVLAGGTESMSQVPHVIRGMRWGSQLGAPVVEDWVWDGLYDTYGDCTMGETAENLAAKYNVTREEVDQHALSSHERALAAREKGYLQEEIVPVTVKGRKGDKVISEDEHVRHTSLEQLAKLKARFVENGVVTPGNASGMVDGAAAIVVASGDYAAERGLKPIARLVSWEVVGVEPKYMGIGPVPAIQGALKKANMTIEDLDLIEINEAFSAQYLACQKVLGFDLEIGNVNGGAVAIGHPLAASGTRISTSLIYELRRRNKKYGASAVCIGGGQGIAAVWEAL; encoded by the coding sequence ATGAAAGATATTGTGATTTTAGAAGGAGCAAGAACACCATTTGCCGAGATTTCCGGATCATTTCGTGAGATTACCGCAACTGACTTAGGCGCAATTGCAGCGAAAGAAGCCCTGCATAGAGCGAAAATTACTGGTGAGGATGTTGATCAGGTTGTATTTGGAAATGTTCAGCAATCAAGTAAAGACGCTCATCTTCTAGCAAGACATGTTGGGTTAAAGGCAGGGACACCGATTGATGTTCCTGCTCTAACCATTAATCGCTTATGTGGCACTGGTCTGGAATCAGTTTTAACGGCAGCACGCTATATTTTAACAAATGAAGCAAATGTAGTATTAGCTGGTGGAACAGAAAGCATGAGTCAGGTGCCTCACGTTATTCGTGGAATGAGATGGGGTAGTCAGCTTGGTGCACCAGTTGTTGAGGATTGGGTATGGGATGGTCTTTATGATACTTATGGAGATTGCACAATGGGAGAAACAGCCGAAAATCTTGCGGCAAAATACAATGTAACAAGAGAAGAAGTAGATCAACATGCACTCTCAAGTCATGAACGTGCATTGGCAGCAAGAGAAAAGGGCTATTTACAGGAAGAAATTGTTCCGGTGACAGTCAAGGGACGAAAAGGCGATAAAGTGATTTCAGAGGATGAACATGTTCGACACACAAGTTTGGAACAGCTTGCTAAATTAAAGGCACGATTTGTTGAAAATGGTGTGGTTACACCTGGGAATGCAAGTGGAATGGTGGATGGAGCTGCTGCAATAGTTGTTGCATCGGGTGACTATGCGGCTGAGCGTGGCTTAAAACCAATTGCACGTTTAGTATCTTGGGAAGTAGTCGGTGTTGAGCCTAAGTATATGGGAATTGGACCGGTTCCAGCTATTCAAGGTGCATTGAAAAAAGCAAATATGACAATAGAAGATCTAGATTTAATTGAAATTAACGAGGCCTTTTCGGCACAATATCTTGCTTGCCAAAAGGTGTTAGGATTTGACTTAGAAATCGGCAATGTAAATGGTGGAGCTGTTGCAATTGGACACCCATTAGCTGCAAGTGGAACAAGAATTTCAACGTCCCTTATTTATGAATTAAGAAGAAGAAACAAAAAATACGGGGCTTCCGCAGTATGTATCGGAGGCGGTCAAGGAATTGCAGCTGTTTGGGAAGCATTATAA
- a CDS encoding class I adenylate-forming enzyme family protein: MNHKEDQMTLYGLLKRTATKYGEKEAIYDLSKRVSYSEFFKDVNRIAAGLRAKGIKKGDRIAVALPNFYETAIIFFAVAKLGGVLVPFNPKYKKHEVNFILNNSEPKILFATKEFEENIGFKEVLYVVPEVITVKCKLDGLPSYDELLVNHENEVEEAEIDTTNDINCILYTSGTTGIPKGVMITHRSVVQSANTIKRQLYCTDQDVFVIAAPFFHIFGMAINLYCAISSGARMVLQEKFHPQQMLELIQQEKVTIKQGVPTMFIKVLETENFDQYDLSSLRAGIVGASAISPAKMKEIRERMGINLCQSYGITETVSVTMTPYDDDEKNICETVGKPIPGVQLKIVDDQREEVPPGDIGEISIKSFGMMKGYYKLPEQTAHVLDDEGWFYTGDLGKLNEQGYLTFVGRKKEMIIRGGFNIYPQEIEGVLMKHPKIAEAAVVGLPDETLGEIVCAVIRLKDGRTSTEEELKDYLKEQLAIYKLPGKVIFTKNFPVTASGKIQKLKLRDQLAGEISRPV; the protein is encoded by the coding sequence ATGAATCATAAAGAAGATCAAATGACCTTGTATGGTTTACTGAAAAGGACAGCTACCAAGTATGGAGAAAAAGAAGCCATATACGACTTATCGAAACGTGTTTCATACTCTGAGTTTTTTAAAGATGTGAATCGTATTGCAGCAGGGTTAAGGGCTAAGGGGATAAAGAAAGGTGATCGAATTGCTGTAGCATTACCTAATTTTTATGAAACGGCTATTATCTTCTTTGCTGTCGCTAAACTTGGGGGTGTTCTTGTTCCTTTTAACCCAAAGTATAAAAAACATGAAGTGAATTTTATTCTAAATAACTCTGAACCTAAAATTCTTTTCGCTACGAAAGAATTTGAAGAAAACATTGGATTCAAAGAAGTTCTTTATGTTGTACCTGAAGTGATCACGGTCAAATGCAAGCTGGATGGTCTTCCATCGTATGATGAATTACTTGTAAATCATGAAAATGAAGTAGAAGAAGCAGAAATTGATACAACTAACGATATTAATTGTATTCTATATACCTCTGGAACGACAGGAATACCAAAAGGAGTCATGATCACACATCGAAGTGTTGTGCAATCAGCAAACACAATTAAAAGACAACTATATTGTACAGATCAAGATGTATTTGTGATTGCTGCTCCGTTTTTTCATATTTTTGGTATGGCGATTAATCTCTATTGTGCAATATCCTCAGGAGCGCGGATGGTGCTGCAAGAAAAATTCCATCCACAGCAAATGTTAGAGTTGATACAACAAGAAAAGGTGACGATCAAACAAGGTGTTCCAACGATGTTTATTAAAGTGTTGGAAACGGAAAATTTTGATCAGTATGATCTGTCTTCCTTAAGAGCAGGAATCGTAGGAGCATCTGCAATTTCACCAGCAAAAATGAAGGAAATTAGAGAGCGAATGGGAATTAACCTTTGCCAGTCCTACGGAATTACAGAAACAGTATCAGTGACAATGACGCCATACGATGATGATGAAAAAAATATTTGTGAAACAGTCGGCAAGCCAATTCCTGGTGTGCAATTAAAAATTGTAGATGATCAAAGAGAAGAAGTCCCACCTGGTGATATTGGTGAGATTTCTATTAAAAGTTTTGGGATGATGAAGGGCTATTACAAGCTGCCTGAGCAAACGGCTCATGTATTGGATGATGAAGGATGGTTTTATACAGGTGATTTAGGAAAATTAAATGAACAAGGTTACTTAACGTTTGTTGGTAGAAAAAAAGAAATGATTATTCGAGGAGGCTTTAATATTTACCCTCAAGAAATTGAAGGTGTTTTAATGAAGCATCCGAAAATTGCTGAAGCAGCTGTAGTTGGACTTCCAGACGAAACACTAGGTGAAATTGTTTGTGCTGTCATTCGGTTAAAAGATGGAAGAACAAGCACGGAAGAGGAACTGAAAGACTATCTAAAGGAACAGCTTGCTATCTATAAATTGCCTGGGAAAGTAATTTTCACAAAGAACTTTCCAGTAACAGCTAGTGGGAAAATTCAAAAGCTAAAGCTGCGAGATCAATTGGCAGGGGAAATAAGTCGCCCTGTCTAA
- a CDS encoding acyl-CoA thioesterase — translation MKNNYDFKVRWGDTDAAGIVFYPNFYKWMDEATHEYLSAIGYPSSKLFQEQQIGCPILEANCQFKQPLLFEDSVRVQSIVQEIQNKVFKISHVFLRGEKEIAKGYEVRAWTSFKEEPKAQPIPEEVRAKMLQPNQHVEV, via the coding sequence ATGAAAAACAACTATGATTTTAAGGTGAGATGGGGAGATACAGATGCTGCAGGTATCGTATTTTATCCCAATTTTTATAAATGGATGGATGAAGCAACACATGAATATTTATCAGCTATTGGCTATCCATCTTCCAAGTTATTTCAAGAACAGCAAATAGGCTGTCCGATACTTGAGGCAAATTGTCAATTCAAGCAACCACTTTTATTTGAAGATTCTGTTAGAGTTCAAAGCATAGTTCAGGAAATTCAAAATAAAGTGTTTAAAATTAGTCATGTGTTTTTAAGAGGAGAAAAAGAAATAGCAAAAGGATATGAAGTTCGTGCTTGGACTTCTTTTAAAGAAGAGCCAAAAGCACAGCCAATTCCCGAAGAAGTTCGAGCAAAAATGTTACAGCCTAATCAGCATGTGGAGGTTTAA
- a CDS encoding acyl-CoA dehydrogenase family protein: MLREKKKQHYLTNDVELDEVFIPEDFNQEHEMIKNLVEKFVVKDVRPSLDKIENQQFDETVRLMKEAGELGLISADIPEAVGGLGLGKVSATILSEKMALARSFAITFGGQTGIGALPIAYFGTEKQKEKYLPEILTGDLITAYALTEPGAGTDAMNIKTTAVPSECSRFYILNGEKQWISNAGFAGLFIVFAKVEGDRFTAFIIEKNFDGVSIGPEEKKMGLKGSSTCSILLDNVKVPKENIIGEIGRGHIIALNVLNLGRHKIAATSLGTAKHAIELAVGYANQRKQFGQPLSSFHLIKDKIADMAIKTYVNESSIYRTAGLLEKSFNQIADQDDVASAISNLAVECSINKVMSTETLDFVVDEALQMHGGYGYMAEYEIETLYRDSRITRIFEGTNEINRLNIALTLLKTYEKPFEKTRAQDGILIEERQTLHLLKNLYHAMIFSIQKYDLVKLNEEQEVAAFLADLVSSIYAIESAILRTEKVIKLSGFDRNQQKLDYTILYTHEQSQQVAIRALNLLPHLGDEESLSQLACRLVRSSQKDFVKIKRRIADIIIKEEKYRS; encoded by the coding sequence ATGCTCAGGGAAAAAAAGAAACAGCATTATCTAACGAATGATGTTGAACTTGATGAAGTATTTATCCCGGAGGATTTTAATCAGGAACATGAAATGATTAAAAACTTAGTTGAGAAGTTTGTTGTGAAAGATGTAAGACCATCACTAGATAAAATAGAAAATCAGCAATTTGATGAAACGGTACGACTGATGAAAGAGGCTGGTGAGCTCGGATTAATCAGTGCAGATATCCCAGAGGCTGTTGGAGGTCTAGGTCTTGGTAAAGTCTCCGCAACGATACTTTCAGAAAAGATGGCACTTGCTCGTTCTTTTGCGATAACATTTGGCGGGCAAACTGGGATTGGTGCTCTTCCGATTGCCTATTTTGGAACAGAGAAGCAAAAAGAAAAGTACTTACCAGAAATTTTAACGGGTGATCTTATTACAGCTTATGCATTAACAGAGCCTGGAGCTGGAACAGATGCTATGAATATAAAAACAACAGCAGTTCCTTCCGAATGTAGTCGTTTTTATATTTTGAATGGTGAAAAGCAGTGGATTTCAAACGCTGGTTTTGCTGGTCTTTTTATCGTGTTTGCAAAAGTGGAGGGAGATAGGTTTACTGCCTTTATTATAGAAAAAAACTTCGATGGAGTATCGATTGGTCCAGAGGAAAAGAAGATGGGGCTAAAGGGATCTTCTACTTGTTCGATACTTTTAGACAATGTGAAGGTTCCTAAGGAAAATATCATTGGTGAAATTGGAAGAGGACATATCATCGCACTTAATGTCTTAAATCTAGGACGACATAAAATAGCTGCCACATCACTTGGAACAGCCAAGCATGCGATTGAGCTAGCGGTCGGTTATGCCAATCAGCGAAAACAATTTGGCCAGCCACTCTCTAGCTTTCATTTAATTAAAGATAAAATTGCCGATATGGCGATCAAAACATATGTAAATGAAAGTTCTATTTATCGAACAGCAGGATTGTTAGAAAAGTCATTTAACCAAATAGCCGATCAAGACGATGTTGCATCAGCAATCAGCAATTTGGCAGTTGAATGCTCTATCAATAAGGTGATGTCTACAGAAACACTAGATTTTGTTGTAGATGAAGCCCTTCAAATGCATGGAGGCTACGGATACATGGCCGAATACGAAATTGAAACATTATATCGTGATTCCAGAATCACTCGTATTTTTGAAGGGACAAACGAAATTAATCGATTAAATATAGCCTTAACATTACTAAAAACGTATGAAAAACCATTTGAGAAAACAAGAGCACAAGATGGAATTCTTATAGAAGAAAGGCAAACTCTTCATCTATTAAAAAATTTGTATCATGCTATGATTTTTTCCATACAAAAATATGATTTGGTTAAGTTAAACGAAGAACAAGAAGTTGCAGCATTCCTTGCTGACCTTGTTTCAAGTATCTATGCAATTGAGAGTGCGATATTAAGAACAGAAAAGGTGATTAAATTATCTGGCTTCGATAGAAACCAACAAAAGCTCGATTACACGATATTGTACACACATGAACAATCACAGCAAGTAGCGATAAGAGCATTAAACCTTCTGCCGCATTTAGGTGATGAAGAATCGTTATCCCAACTTGCATGCCGACTCGTGAGGAGTAGTCAGAAGGACTTTGTAAAGATAAAACGCAGGATTGCTGACATCATTATAAAAGAAGAAAAATATAGATCGTGA
- a CDS encoding cupin domain-containing protein gives MAKNDVFVKEEMDQYYDGMKKQHLGPLWYDLGHMVTKEPVHDVEPYLWKWKTIREYVLKAGELLEPGKDAERRVVYLQNPSLLKRGLVGYGTHTLYAGIQLLLPGESAPSHHHSQSAIRFVIEGDGAYTAVNGEKTYMERGDMILTPAWTWHEHKHEGTEPMFWLDGLDVGLVKTMAASFFEPYEEETYPMEAPENYSTKQFSMGAFKKLNESKEPGYPSPIFGYKFDRVKYLLDEMTEADNDPYDGYAIEYINPTTGGSADSRIGTMMQKLKSGQQTKAHRHVHSAIFHVLEGSGYTVINGEKFEWEKGDFFILPPWSLHEHVNTGESDVFLFSFNDKPVMEKLDLEYSEVYEDNAGHQIVEKVFVPEN, from the coding sequence ATGGCAAAAAACGATGTGTTTGTTAAAGAAGAAATGGATCAGTATTACGATGGCATGAAGAAGCAACATTTAGGACCACTTTGGTATGACCTTGGACATATGGTTACAAAGGAGCCCGTTCATGATGTTGAACCATATTTGTGGAAATGGAAAACAATCCGAGAATATGTGTTAAAAGCCGGCGAATTACTTGAACCAGGTAAAGATGCTGAGCGACGCGTTGTTTATTTACAAAATCCAAGTTTATTAAAACGAGGTCTTGTGGGTTACGGTACTCATACTCTTTACGCTGGTATTCAATTGCTTTTACCAGGTGAAAGTGCACCATCACACCACCATTCACAGTCAGCAATTCGCTTTGTTATTGAAGGAGACGGAGCATATACAGCCGTTAATGGTGAGAAAACATATATGGAGCGCGGAGATATGATTTTAACTCCAGCATGGACGTGGCATGAACATAAACACGAAGGAACGGAGCCGATGTTTTGGCTTGATGGACTAGATGTTGGACTAGTGAAAACAATGGCTGCCTCGTTTTTTGAACCATATGAAGAAGAAACCTATCCGATGGAAGCGCCTGAAAATTATTCAACAAAGCAATTTTCAATGGGAGCTTTTAAGAAGCTTAATGAATCAAAGGAGCCTGGTTATCCTTCACCAATCTTTGGATATAAGTTTGATCGAGTGAAGTATTTATTAGATGAAATGACAGAAGCAGATAACGATCCTTATGATGGCTATGCGATTGAGTATATTAACCCAACAACAGGAGGCTCTGCAGATTCGCGAATTGGAACGATGATGCAAAAGCTAAAATCTGGTCAACAAACAAAAGCACATCGACATGTGCATAGTGCCATCTTCCACGTTCTTGAGGGCTCAGGATATACGGTCATTAATGGGGAGAAGTTTGAGTGGGAAAAAGGTGACTTTTTTATCTTACCGCCTTGGAGTTTGCATGAACATGTGAACACTGGAGAGAGTGATGTGTTTCTGTTTTCGTTTAATGATAAACCTGTTATGGAAAAATTAGATCTTGAGTACAGTGAAGTATACGAAGATAACGCTGGTCATCAAATTGTAGAAAAAGTGTTTGTACCGGAAAACTAG
- a CDS encoding fumarylacetoacetate hydrolase family protein — protein MKIAIFNENLLGIVQGNQIIDVSNAVEWKPSNPGESFQHLIENFDVLKGRIEDALATSTSYPLSSVKLQSPVPSTKKIWAAPVNYKNHQIEMNKMFNNAPRTIEDLALFLKSPESLSGPTDPIILPFKDRRTDHEAELGYIVGKRAKNVKAEDAKNYIFGYFALLDISIRGNEERTWRKSFDTFTPIGPWIVTADEIEDPNDLNMTLWVNDEIRQDGSTKHLIYDCYKCFEVACNNMTLNAGDIIATGTPEGVGPIEHGDKVKIEIEQIGGFEVNVCHAVEKIEC, from the coding sequence ATGAAAATCGCAATTTTTAATGAGAATTTACTTGGAATTGTTCAAGGAAATCAAATCATTGACGTATCAAATGCAGTGGAATGGAAGCCGTCTAATCCAGGTGAATCTTTTCAACATCTTATTGAAAACTTTGATGTGTTGAAAGGAAGAATAGAAGATGCTTTAGCAACGAGTACATCATATCCTTTATCTAGTGTAAAACTTCAATCACCTGTACCTTCTACAAAGAAAATTTGGGCTGCACCAGTTAACTATAAAAACCATCAAATTGAAATGAATAAAATGTTTAATAATGCCCCGAGAACAATTGAAGATTTGGCATTATTTCTAAAATCTCCTGAATCACTATCAGGACCGACCGACCCGATTATTCTTCCTTTTAAAGACCGTCGAACAGATCATGAAGCAGAGCTTGGCTATATTGTTGGTAAAAGAGCGAAAAATGTAAAAGCAGAAGATGCGAAAAACTATATTTTTGGTTATTTTGCTCTGCTAGATATATCAATTAGAGGAAATGAAGAGAGAACATGGAGAAAGTCGTTTGATACGTTTACACCAATTGGTCCGTGGATTGTCACTGCTGATGAAATTGAAGATCCTAATGATTTAAACATGACTTTGTGGGTAAATGATGAAATACGTCAGGATGGCAGTACAAAGCATTTAATTTATGATTGCTATAAGTGCTTTGAGGTGGCTTGTAACAATATGACACTAAATGCTGGAGATATTATCGCAACAGGTACTCCAGAAGGCGTTGGTCCAATTGAGCATGGAGATAAGGTAAAGATCGAAATAGAACAAATTGGTGGATTTGAAGTAAATGTTTGTCACGCAGTTGAAAAAATAGAATGCTAG